Within the Corynebacterium afermentans subsp. lipophilum genome, the region GTTTGCTTTCCGGCCACAGCCAAACGTTGACGGGGGGATCTTAGTGATCCGCCGGGTGGGTGACCCGAAGATCCCGATAGAGCAACGCAAAGCCTTTCAGGCGATGGTGCACACCGTTTTCACCGCCCGGGGACGCGGGATAGGGGAAATTCTCCGAAGGGCAGGGTTGTTTTCATCACGTTCAGAGACACAATCATGGTTGCGCTCGCGAGGAATCGACCCCGCAACCCTACCTCCCAGATTGCACACCAGCGACTGGATCGATCTCTTCCAGGTGACTGGTTCCTCTTCACCGCGCCATCGGCCCATTTCACAATCGGGAAGTAGTCAACGCCCTCCTCAACGGAAAAATCGAGGCCGGCGGCGGTAATCCCCCCACCACCAAAACCGAAATCCACCAGTAGTAGTGAACGACCCATGTTCGTCTACCGTGAGCCGCGTTATGGCAGTGACGTGTTCTCGTCGGGCACAGTCATAGTTCCCGGCGTTGCCAGCGACAGGGTTCTACACCCAGCAGCGGGACCGATCAAAATCACCCGCACGGGGAACGACCCTGCTGGTGGTTTCGATTTTGATGAAAGCGAGGAGACATAGCCCCTCGCCAACTCCCCGTAGCTGGCGAACAGTAGCTCCTGGCGCTGGCGCTCGTTGGTGAGTTTGCGTGCCACATCGAAAGCCTTATCGACTTCCCGGTCCAAGTTGTTGTGAGCCTTGAGCAGAATTGGGTCCATCGATAACGGGTTGTAGTGCTCCGCGAGTGACCGCTGGGGGTGCCGCTCGCGTGCCCGCAGCACCAACTGTCCAGCGTCGATGATTCGCTGCTGCGCCTTCTCATCTAGTTCACACAGAGCTGGTCCGCAGTTGTAGCTCCCGATGTACTCCGAAAACGGAAAAAATAAATAGTGGGGATACATCAACCTTCCACTTTCCATTCTTCCGGCTCAGAGTATTGAGGGGTCTGGGACCGTGTCCGTAAACCCTTTATGTTTTTCGCGCACAGCGGTTTTTAGCGACGCACCCTATAGGTTTTCCGCAGAACTTATATGTGTTTCTGTGCACCCCATATGTTGTCTGTTTTAGCGGTATTTCGTTGTTAATTCCGCACGCGCGCATCAAATGGTTATTTATCGACGACACTCCGTGGAATTTAAGTTCAATGTGTAGGTTAGCCGAATAAGAAGCTCTGGCAGATGGTGGGGTAATCCTGCTCTGACATCTTATTCCAGCTTGGATGCGCTGGGATTAGGACTGGTCACGTGTGAGAAGGTTTCGTGTACAACTAGGGATATGAACTTTTTGTTGCTCGGTGGTACCGGTTTCCTTGGAGGGCACATTGCGTTTGCAGCAGTCGAGCGAGGACATCAAGTTACTTGCCTCGCGCGGGGTAACGGGAAGGTTCCCAACGGAACCGAATTTGTGAGTTCAGACCGTGACCGTGACGGTGCGTACGATGAGGTTGCGGGGAAAACTTGGGACACCATTGTGGATCTGACGAGTCAGCCGAAGCATGCGCGGGATGCGGCGGCGAAACTCCAGGCCAAGCATCGTATATTTGTGTCTTCGAGCAGCGTATATGAGGATCAGGGAAGTATTTCTTCCGAGTCTGATTCTGTAGTCGCTCCGCTTGAAATTGACTACATGGAGAACATGGGGCAGTACCCAGCCGCAAAGTCTGCTTGCGAAACGACTTATCGAAGCACAAATCGGTCGGTAATGGTAGTTCGACCCGGTCTGATCGCCGGCTACGGCGACGAAACAGGGCGCAGTGGTTACTATCCGTGGCGCTTCGCGCATCCCACGGGTGAGAACGTGATCGTCCCAGACCCGGCGTTTCCCGTCGCTATGATCGATGTGAAAGACCTTGCAGGCTGGATAGTTGAGTCCGCAGAAGTCGGGACTTTCGGAACCTTTAATGCTACGGGGTTTGCTACTTCCTTGTCCGATGTGTTCAAGATTTCGCGGGAGTTAACCGCATCGGAGTCTACGGAGCGACCTTGCTCTGATGAACTGCTTCTCGCTAATGATGTAACCCCGTGGATGGGCCCAAAATCGTTGCCGTTGTGGGTACCAGGTGAACAGTTTCGCAACATCGCGCTACTCGATTGCACCGCAGCCTACGAAGCGGGCCTGCGGATTCGCCCGTTGAAAGAAACATTGGCGGATGCGCTGCGATTCGAAGAGGAACAACACGGTGAAAGACTTGCCGGGCTCAGCGATGAAGAAGAAGTCGTGCTTCGCCAGCGGTTAGAAGATGGTATTTAGTTTCGGCACCAACAGTTCTAGCTGCAGCCAGGACCGTGCTCAGTTGGTTTTCGTTCCGCGACTGACTGTGAGAATGAGTCCGAATCTGGCGTGAGGGCAACTTCGGCGGTGCCAGCTCTTCGTGACGGGGAGCGATCTAGCCTGCGGAGGTTGCCTTTCCGAGCAGAAAACGCCTTGCGGCACACTTTTCAGGTTTCTCGAATCGCTTACAACTGAGTGAGGTAGCCTTCTTTCGCCACTCCGTTGAATTCAAATTT harbors:
- a CDS encoding type IIL restriction-modification enzyme MmeI — translated: MYPHYLFFPFSEYIGSYNCGPALCELDEKAQQRIIDAGQLVLRARERHPQRSLAEHYNPLSMDPILLKAHNNLDREVDKAFDVARKLTNERQRQELLFASYGELARGYVSSLSSKSKPPAGSFPVRVILIGPAAGCRTLSLATPGTMTVPDENTSLP
- a CDS encoding NAD-dependent epimerase/dehydratase family protein, whose protein sequence is MNFLLLGGTGFLGGHIAFAAVERGHQVTCLARGNGKVPNGTEFVSSDRDRDGAYDEVAGKTWDTIVDLTSQPKHARDAAAKLQAKHRIFVSSSSVYEDQGSISSESDSVVAPLEIDYMENMGQYPAAKSACETTYRSTNRSVMVVRPGLIAGYGDETGRSGYYPWRFAHPTGENVIVPDPAFPVAMIDVKDLAGWIVESAEVGTFGTFNATGFATSLSDVFKISRELTASESTERPCSDELLLANDVTPWMGPKSLPLWVPGEQFRNIALLDCTAAYEAGLRIRPLKETLADALRFEEEQHGERLAGLSDEEEVVLRQRLEDGI